Within the Streptomyces sp. R41 genome, the region GGGCTGCACGGTATGTGGAGCGCGGGCGCCCTGATCGGCTCGGCCGCGGGCACGCTGGCCGCGCACCTGGGCTCGGACGCCCGCCTGCACCACGCATTGGCCGCAGCGGCCCTCACGCTCCTCGGGGTGCTCGCCTGTCGATGGGTGCTCGATCTGCAGCCCGCCGAGGACGAGGAGCCGCCGCCGAGGTTCGCGCTGCCGCCCAAGTCGGCCCTCCTCATCGGCGCGGTCGGTTTCTGCGCGGTGTTCGCGGAGGGCGCGAGCCTGGACTGGTCGGCGGTCTACCTGCGGGACCAGCTGGATTCCTCGGCAGGTCTCGCGGCGGCGTCGACGACAGGCTTCATGCTGACCATGGCGCTGGCCCGGCTGGCCGGCGACACGGTGGTGAACCGCTTCGGCGCCCTGCGCACCGTACGGGCGGGCGGAGTCCTGGCCGTGGCCGGGGGGCTGCTCATCGTCGTCGCGAACCAGCCCGCGGTGGCGATGGGCGGGTTCGCCCTGCTGGGCCTCGGCATCGCCGTCGTCGTCCCCCTCTGCTTCGCCGCGGCCGGGCGCAGCGGCCCCAACCCCAGCCAGGCCATCGCGGGCGTCGCCACCATCACGTACACCTCGGGTCTGGTCGCGCCGGGCGCGATCGGCACGCTGGCGCAGGCGACGAGCCTGGTGGTGTCGTTCGGGCTGGTCACGGTGCTGGCGTGCGGGCTCGTCGCGTTCGCGGGCGTGCTGCGCGCGGGCGACCGCAACCGGCCGAAGGTCAGCCCCGCGAGCGCAGCAGTTCCCGACCCAAGGCCCTGAACCGGTCACTCCACGGCGTCGGGCGCAGCGTCCCGGCGTCGAGCCGGACGAGCACCCTGGTGCCGTGCGCGTACGTCACCGAGCCGTCGGCCGAGCAGAAGCGGAAGCCGTACGTCAGTCCGGTGTTCCCGAGCCGCTCCAGCCAGAGGTGGACGGCGTAGGCGCCGGGCCGGTTGATCGGAGCCTCGTAGCTGATCCGCAACTCCTTGACGGCGTTGCAGAAGTCGCCCGCCGCCTCCCAGTCGCCCTCGAAGCCGCCGAAGCCGCGCTCGTTCCACAACGCGGTCCAGGCACGCTCGACCATCACGGGGTAGCGGGCGTTGTGCAGCAGCCCGAGCGCGTCCAGGTCGTCGAAGTGGACGGTCACGGGAATCAGCCGCCCGTAGGCAAGCACGGGGGCGGCGGGTGGTGCTTCGGCGGTCACGGGCGGGGCTCCTGAGGGTGCCGGACGGGACGGTGGGGACACCCCATCCTAAGCAACCGCTCAGGAGCCCCTGTCTGTGCGGGGCTCGACGACCCTCTGGTCGCCCTGCTCCTCCTGCGCAGGTCAGCCCGCGATCGAGTCCAGCTGCTCCGCCGCCGGTCGCAGCGCCCACAGGTCACCGCCGGGCGGCGTTTCGAGCTTCGGCACGGCTGCCTTCGCGGCCCTGTCCCCCGCGTCGGCGGCCGCGTGCACGACGTCGCTCGCCGCGAACCGGTGGAACTCCAGCTCCGGGTGGGCCCACGGCTCGGCGCCCGTCGCCGCGGGCAGCAGATAGTCGACCGCCTTGAACAGGCTCTGGCCGTCCGGCCCTTCGTACGACCAGAGGTTCACGCCGACATGCCGGCCGATGGCGGCGAGCCGGGTGTACGCCACCAGGTCGAAGGTCGAGTAGTGCCAACTGCGGGTGCGGGCCAGCTCCTGGGGCTGACTGCCGTCGGCGGCGATCTGCGGGTCGATGCGCAGGGCGCGCGCGTCGAGGACGGTGCGCCGGGCGAGGTCCTTGTCGCCGGTCGCGTAGGCCAGTGCGGCGAGCTGCATGTCGTAGAAGGTGCCGTGGTTGTTCTTGGCGGCGCCCTCCTCCTTGCCGAATGCGCTGTTCGCCAGCCAGTCGCGGAAGTCGGTGTTCCAGGCGAGCATCGCGGTGCGGTCGCTCTTGGACCAGCCGGGGGCGCCCGTCTCCAGGATCGCGATGGCGTCCAGGACGCTGGTGTAGGACTGCGAGAAGTCGATGATGCCGATGGCCCGGCCGTCGTACTTGCAGGGGATGAACTGCCCGTGGTTCAGGTTCGGGTTCATCCGGGTGTCCGGGGCCAGGAACCAGGTGCGCAGGACGGAGGCGGCCTTCTCGGCGTACTGCTTCTTGCCCGTGTAGTACCAGGCCAGCGAGAGGTCGTAGGACGAGTCGAAGACCTTCTCGACGTCCTGGCGGTCGGTGCCGGTGTCGACCTCGGGATTGCGCTGGCCGTCACGCTGGACGTAGGGGCAACCCCAGGGGTTGTCGGCGGTCTTGGGCTGCGAGGGCCACCAGTACGGGGCCTGGCTGAGGTAGTCGTGGACGTCGCCGCCGGGTGCGGGCTTCGGCTTGTCGACGACCGTCCAGGGGCCCTGGTTCAGCCAGTTGTCGGCGCGGGCCGTCAAATCCTCGAGCGTGCGCTTGAGTTGGGGATCACCGCGATCCAGACGCTCCTTCGTCTGCTGCAGCCGCGCGCCGTCGAGCACCGCGGTCCTGGGGACTTTCGGCGCGGCATGGGCAACGGCGGAGGGAACGACGGCGGACGCGAGGGCGACCACGGCCGCAAGGACCACACCCAGACGGGGTCTTGCACTCATCGAGCACTCCGATCAGAAATGTGAACGCAGTTCATGAGTAGGACCGTGCGAGCGTAGGGCGGCTGGTTACCCCTGACAATGGTCCGGACAGATTCACGTACAGAGAAAGCGAAGCCTCACCATGGACCTCGGCGTGCGATGGAAACTGCACGGCGACGGGCGCACGCCCGCCCCCGGAGCGGTCGTCCGCCCCGATGAACGCCTCTCCTGGCCCCGTACGGTCGGGCTCGGCGCCCAGCACGTGGTGGCCATGTTCGGGGCGTCCTTCGTCGCACCCGTCCTCATGGGCCTCGACCCGAACCTCGCGATCATGATGTCCGGCGTCGCGACGGTCATCTTCCTGCTCGCGACGCGCGGCCGCGTGCCCAGCTACCTCGGCTGCTCGCTCTCCTTCGTGGGCGTCGCCGCCGTGATTCGGGCGCAGGGCGGCACCAGCGCGACGGTGACCGGCGCGGTGTTCGTGGTCGGCATCGCCCTGTTCCTGGTGGGGCTCGCCGTGCAGCGTTTCGGGGCCCGGATCATCCATGCCACGATGCCGCCGATCGTCACCGGCGCGGTCGTCATGCTGATCGGCTTCAATCTCGCGCCCGTGACCGCGTCCACGTACTGGCCGCAGGACCAGTGGACTGCGCTGCTGGTGATGCTGTTCACCGGCCTGGCCGTGGTCTGCCTGCGCGGCTTCTGGTCACGCATCGCGATCTTCCTCGGTCTGGTCTTCGGGTACGGGATCTCCTGGGCCTTCGACCGGATCTTCGGCAAGATCCACTCGGTGGACGCGAGCGGCAAGCTCACGGACCACTGGCGCCTGGACCTCTCCGGCGTCGGCAAGGCCGACTGGATCGGGCTGCCGTCCTTCCACGGCCCGTCGTTCCAGTGGTCGGCGATCCTCGTAGCGCTGCCGGTCGTGATCGCGCTGGTCGCCGAGAACGCCGGTCACGTCAAGGCCGTCGGCGAAATGACCGGCGTCCGGCTGGACGACAAGCTGGGCACCGCGATCTCCGCGGACGGCGTCGGCTCGATGCTCTCCACCGCGGTCGGCGGCCCGCCGAACACGACGTACTCCGAGAACATCGGCGTGATGGCCGCCACCCGCGTCTACTCGACCGCCGCCTACTGGACCGCCGCGGGCTTCGCCCTCCTCTTCGGCGTCTGCCCCAAGTTCGGCGCGGTCGTGGCGGCGATCCCGGGCGGCGTCCTCGGCGGCATCACCGTGATCCTGTACGGCATGATCGGCCTGCTCGGCGCCCAGATCTGGCTCAACGCGCGGGTCGACCTGCGCAACCCGCTGAATCTGGTGCCGGCCGCCGCGGGCATCATCATCGGCATCGGCAACGTCACCATGAAGTTCACGGACACCTTCTCGCTGAGCGGCATCGCCCTCGGCACCCTCGTCGTGATCACCGGCTACCACGCGCTGCGGGCGATGGCTCCGGCCCACCTCAAGACGCAGGAGCCGCTGCTGGACGAGGGCACCTCCTCGTACGACGAGGTCGAGGATCAGCGCGCCAGCTCATAGGCGTACTCCGCCGAGAAGGTTCCCGGCGTGCCCTTGCAGCCGTCCGACTCGCCCGGCAGCTTCACCCACAGATAGGCGTCGATCCTGGCTTCCCCGGTGCTCAGGGTCGGCGCCTTGCCGATCTTCCGGCCCGCCGGATCGCACCACTCGCCGTCGGACGGGGCTCCGTTGCCGTTCCGGCTGGTGTCGATGACGGCGCCCAGGCTCGCCGGGCCGCCGAGAGCGGACAGCACCTGTCGGGCGTACGCGATCTCGTCGCTCGTACGGTGGAAATTGGACACGTTGGTGAAGATGCCGTCGGAGGAGGCGGGTGAGGCGGCACCCGCCTGGTCGAGCAGCGAGGCCTGTTTGGCGGGCGGGTTCCAGTCGGAGTGGCCGGCGTCGTAGTAGACCCGGGCCTTGGGGTTCGCGGCTTTCAAGACGCGGCCCGCGCGGGCCAACGAGGCGAAGCGGTCGGCCTGTTCGCCCTCGGTGAGGCAGTCGGACTGGGCGATCGAGTCGGGCTCCAGGATGACGATGACCTCGCCGGATCCCAGCCCCGCCGCGAAGTTGTCGATCCAGCCGTCGTACGCGGCGAGGTCGGGCGCCCCTCCCTCCGAGGCGCCGCCACAGTCGCGCTGCGGGACGGCGTACGCCACGACGACCGGGACCCGGCCCTGCACGGCGGCGGCCGACGTCACCGCCCTGACCCGTGCGGTGATGGTGGACGGCGTGAAGTCCGCGAACCAGACCGCGGCCGGGCGGTCGGCTATGCGGGACTCGATCACATCGCGCCGGGCGTCGCCGGGATGGGCCTCGACCCAGTCGAGGACCTGGGAGTCGGGGTGGCGGTAGAGCAGGGCGGAGGCGGCCACGGTCTGCTGCTTCTTCTTGCTCGCGGAGGGCTTCGGGCTGGGCTTCGGGGACGCAGACTTCACAGGGGACGGCGAGGCCGACGTGGGCGACGGCGTCGGCACCGCGGGCAGCGGCTGGAGACTGGGCGAGCGGCTCACCAGCGGTTTGGCGTCGTCGGAGGAGCGCCCGTCGTCGAGCGCGGACACCATCCCGGTCACCGCGCCGACCGCGACCACGACCGAGGCCGCCGCGACCATGGCACCGCGCCGGGCGGCACGCCTGCGCTCGGCCCTGCGCGCGGCCAGGCGCTGGGCACGTAAGCCTGACACGTACTGCTCCCCCCACTCCCGCCACGGTTGCGTTCCCCCGTTCTGGGGATGCGTCCGGCCCGGCGGCACTCCGGCCAGCCTAGGACTGGGACGCTGCCCCCATGGCGCAGTTGGCACAGTTGATTACTCCCGTGGACACGGTCGTCTCCCGTATGCGTGCCCTGGACGCGACCCTGCCCGAGCGGGACGGGGTCGCGGTCTTCAACCGCGTCTACCTCGCCGTCACCGAGGAGGTCGACCGGCGTCTGGACGCCGGCGAGTTCCCGGATGCCGAGGCCGCGATCACGCTGGACGTACGGTTCGCGGAGCGCTATCTGACGGTGGCCGAGCAGGGGTGCGCGCCCGCCTGCTGGCGGCCACTGCTGCAGTTCCGGCGCCATCCCGGTGTACGTCCGCTGCAGTTCGCGCTCGCGGGCATCAACGCGCACATCGGGCACGATCTGGCGCTGGCCGTGGTGGACACCTGTCGTACGCTCGGCTGCGAACCCGCCGATCTGGAGGACGAGTTCGAACGCGTGGGCGACCTCCTCGTCTCGATGGAGGAACGCATCCGCGAAGATCTGATGCCAGGCCCCGACCTGCTCCAGATCGCCGACCCGCTCACCCATCTGCTCGGCTCCTGGAGCCTGGAGCGGGCGCGCGACGCCACCTGGTCGGCGGCGCGGGCCCTGTGGGCGCTGCGCGGCCTGCCCGACCTGGCCGAGGAGTTCGGCACCCGCCTCGACGCGGCGGTGGGCTTCGCCGGCCGGATGCTGCTCACTCCGCTGCCGGACTGATCCGGCCACATCACCGCGTAGACCGCGGAACGTGGCGTAGTAAGCGATACGTTGCTGATCGATACGCCTGATGCAAAGGAGCACCAGCATGGCCACTCGGCTCGGCCTGAGTCTTCCGCAGACGCACCAGTACGACATCGGACGCGACGTGCCGGACGTGGCGCGCGCGGCCGAGGAGATCGGTTACGAGAGCCTGTGGGTGTTCGAGCGCGTCCTGTTCCCCGAGCCCGCGACGCAGGGGCTGTACGGCATGCCGGGAGTGCCCTGGCCCGAGGCGTACCGCGGACTCGCCGAACCGCTGGTGACGCTGACCCTGGCCGTCCCGGCCACACGTCGGGCGCGGCTCGGCACGAGTGTCCTGGTCGCCCCGCTGCACGGCCCGTTCCAGCTGGCCAGGACCCTCGGCACGCTGGACGCGGCGAGCGGTGGCCGGATCGTGGCGGGCTTGGGCACGGGCTGGTCGCTCGACGAGTACGCGGCGGCGGGGGTGGCCCCCTTCGAGGAGCGCGGCCAGATCCTGGACGAGGTCCTCGACGTGTGCCGCGCGGTGTGGGGCCCCGACCCGGTGCGGTACGAGGGCCGGCTGACCAAGATCGCGTCTGCCGTGGTCGCCCCGAAGCCCGCCCGGCCGATCCCGATCCTGCTGCCCGCCTTCACCAAGAAGGCACTGTCCCGGCTCGTCGAGCGCGGCGACGGCTGGATGCCGGTGGCCATGGGGGCCGAGCAGCTCGCCACGCAGTGGCAAGGGGTGCGGAACTTCGCGGCCGAGCGAGGGCGGACGGAGCCGATCGAGTCGGTGGCGCGGGTGAACCTCCAGTACACGGCCAAGGCGTACGACGGCTCTGACCGCGCCCCCTTCCAGGGCAGCATCGACCAGATCGTGACCGACCTCGCGGCCCACGCCGAGGTCGGCCTCGACGAGTTCTTCCTCGACTTCGGCGACAGCCCGCGGGACGCCCAGGAGCTCAAGGACCTGGCCGCCGAGGTGTACACGGCGGCCAGGGCGGCCGGAGTCTGAACCCCGGTCAGTCCTCGGGCAGTTCGACGGGCGCGATCTCGTCGTAGACGTCGCCGGGCCCGGGGTTGGTCGGGTCGGTCGTCCCGCCCAGCTGGTGCATGACGCCCCAGACCGCGTTCAGCGCGGTCTGCACGGCGCCCTCGGCCCAGCCGGCCGTCCAGGAGATGTCGTCGCCCGCGAGGAAGATGCCCCGCTTGTCCTCGGGCAGGGCGTCCTGCATGAAGTGGGTGAACAGGCGCCGCTGGTAGCGGTAGTGGCCCGGCAGGTTGGCCTTGAACGCGCCCATGAAGTAGGGCTCGTTCTCCCAGGACACGGTCACCGGGTTGCCGATGATGTGCTTCCTGATGTCGACCTTCGGGTAGATCTCGCCGAGCGACTTCAGCATGACCTCCATCCGCTCGTTCGCGGACAGCGGCAGCCACTTGAGGCTGTCGTCGCACCACGTGTACGAGAGGCAGATGACGGCGGGCTTGTCCGGACCGTCGTCGAGGAGGTAGGTGCCGCGGGTCATCCGGTCGGTGAGCGTCATCGACATGACGTCACGACCCGTTTCCTCGTCCTTGTCGAGCCAGAAGGGCCGGTCGACGGGAACGAAGAGCTTGCTCGACTCCATGTAGTGGGTCCGCTCGATGGCGGTCCAGTGGTCGATCGGGAAGAGCGAGTCGTCGCAGGCGATCTTCGAGAGCAGCATCCAGGACTGGGCGGTGAAGATGGCCGACTTGAACGTACGGATGTCGCCGTTCGCGTCCGTCACCGTGATCTGGTTGCCCGCCGTGCGGTGCAGTCGGGTCACGGCCGGGCGCGGGGTGCCGTCGTGCAGCTTCGCGAGCGAGGTCCCGTACGCCCAGTGCACGATCTTCTCCGGCTCGCGCTCCCACAGGCGCAGCGGCAGCTGCTGGGAGCCGCCGACGATGCCGCGGTGGTGGTCGTCGGCCTCGGTGTAGACGACGCGCAGGATCTCCAGGATGGAGTTCGGGAAGTCGGTGTCCCAGCCGCCTGTGCCGAAGCCGACCTGGCCGAAGATCTCGCGGTGCCGGAATGACTTGAAGGACTCCGACTCGCAGAGGAAGCCGTAGAAGGTCTGGTTGTCGAGCTTCTCGACGAGCTTCGCCCAGATCTCGCGGATGCGCGGGACATCGCGCTCGCGCATGGCCTGGTTCATGTCGGAGAAGTCGGCGCCCTCTTCGAGACAGGCGTTCCAGGCGTTCATCACATCGCGGTAGACCTGCGGCAGGTCGTCGACGGTGGTCGCGTAGTGCGACTCGCCCTTGAGGTCGACGACCGTCGAGGGCGTCGCCTCGGCAAGGGGGTTGGGGAACGGCCGGGTCTCCAGGCCCACCAGGTCGATGTAGTGCTGGAGGGCGGTGGAGGAGGGCGGGAAGCGCATGGCGCCCATCTCGGCGGTGAGCGAGGGGTCGCACCCGTCGAAGCCGACCGTGCGCAGCCGGCCGCCGATCTCGTCGGCCTCGTACACGACGGGCTTGAGGCCCATCTTCATCAGCTCGTACGCGGCTACGATGCCGGACAGGCCGCCGCCGATGACCGCGACCTCGGTGCCGTGCTCGGTCGCGGGTATCTGGCCGAGGCCCGCGGGGTGCGCGAGGAAGTCGTCGTACGCGTACGGGAAGTCCGGGCCGAACATGGTGATCGGCGGCTGCTGCACATCGGCGTGCTGGACGGCGTTGGGCACCGTGGACGTCATGGGGGTACGGACTCCTTGCACAGAAAGGTGGTTCAGGGGGCGGCGAGGCTCAGATCAGCGACCCGTAGAAGCCGGGGCGGCGGTCCTTCAGATACGGGTTCGCCTCGCGCGAGGCCGTGAGGAAGCCGGGGTCGGCGTCGGCGAGGACCAGTTCCTCACCGCGGCCCGCACGGGCGCGGGCGACGCCGTCGGGTCCGGCCAGCGTGGAGAGCCCGACGAACTCGAACTCCCCTTCCTGACCGACCCGGTTGACGTACGCGACGTACATCTGGTTCTCGAAGGCGCGCACCGGGACGACGGACTCCGCGACGAACTGGAACGGGTGCATCTGCGCCGTCGGCACGAGCAGGAGGTCGGTGCCGGCGAGGGCGTGCGCGCGGACGTTCTCCGGGAACTCGACGTCGTAGCAGATCATGAGGCCGACGCGCAGTCCGCCGAGCTCGGCCTGCACGACCGGCTGCTCGCCGGGCGTGAAGTGGTCGCGCTCGAAGCAGCCGAAGAGGTGAGTCTTGCGGTAGTTCGCGAGGCGGGTGCCGTCGGCGGAGATGAGCTGGGCGGAGTTGAAGACGGACTCGCCCTCGCGCTCCGGGTAGCCGTAGGCGACGGCCACGCCGTGCCGGGTGGCGATCTCGGCGATCGCGTCGGCGGAGTCGCCGTCGGCGGGCTCGGCGAGGCGGGCGATGTCGTCGCCGATCGCGTACCCGGTCAGGAACATCTCCGGCGCCACGAGCAGCCCGGCGCCCGCGGCGGCGGCACGACCCGTGGCCTCGTCGAGCACCTTGAGGTTCTCGACGACCGAGCCGGGGCGGCCGGAGCTCTGGAGCAGGGCTGTGCGCATGCGTGATCCTCACCGGTACGGAGGGTTTGAGGGGCCAGATAGACGGTACGGGCGGCGGGCTCGGCCGGACAAGAAGAACCCGTTGCGCGCCACTGAACGAATCGTTGCGTGCCCCGGGGGCCCGGCGGCGATTCGTTGCGCACCCTCAGACGTAGCCCGGATCCCCCTTGAGGCGCAGGTCACAGGCATGGCCCCCACCGGACGGCGGAGGGGCGGTGACATCCACGGCACGATGTGCCCGCCGGACGTCGGCGGAACAGTGGTGACTGTCCACTTCACCTGCAGAAAGGACCGTCATGAGCCGCCTCGACCGTCGTACGGAGCTCATCGCGCTCGGCGCCGCCGTGCTCCTCTCCGCCGGAGCGGCCGGATCCGCCGTGGCGTCCGGCACCGGGCATCAGGACAAGCAGGAGGCCGCCGCCCTCACCGGCACCGCCAAGCTGTACCGGTCGGCGGGCGACGACATCACGTTCTCCTTCGACGCGCACCTGGCGGCCAAGGACAACGACGATCCACTGAAGGCCACCGGCACCTTCGAGTGGAGTCACTACATCGCCGGCGACGGGGCCTGGGCGAAGGCCAAGGTCGACTGTCTGCTCACCGGGGGCAAGGTGGCCGTCGTCTCGGGGGTGATCACCGACTCCGACCTGCCCGGCGCGAAGGGCAGGCGGGTCGGCATCACGGTGCACGACCTCGGCCACCACGACCGGCTGGGATACAGCTGGGCGTCGGTCGGTGATCCGGTGGAGACCAAGGACCTGCCGAAGTGTGTCGGCTCCGCACCCTTCGAGAAGGTGAAGCGGGGCACCGGCGACTACACGGTCGTGCCCTGGCATCCCGCGTTCTGAGCGACCCCGGGGAAGCGCGTGCACGCCCCCCGACCTGCTTGGTTCTCCCCTGGCCCGCGTCCGGTTCTCACAGCTCGCGCAGCCGCTCCACGATCTCGCGCAGCAGCTCCGGGTCGGCCGCCGGCCCGCCCGGCGCCGTCCGCCGCGGTGCGTCGATGCGCACCAGACGGGCCTCTGCCAGGTCGCCGAGCAGCACCCGGACGACGGTCAGGGGCAGGTCGGCGTCCGCGGCGAGCTCGACGACCGGCCGGGATCCCCGGCGCACCAGGTCGAGCAGGGCGGCGCGGACGTGGTCGACGCCCGGCTGCCCCTCGTCCGTCTCCACGGCTGTGACCTGCGACATCAGATCGATCGTGTGCCGGTTCGAGGGCCGTGTCCGGCCCCGTGTCACGGTGTAGGGCCGCACCATCGAGCCGGTCTCGTCCTCGTACCAGTGGTCGTCGGTCACGGCCGGATCAGGGGCCCGCGGGGTCGTCGGCCGACCGTACGGCGGCGGCCATGTGGCGGCCGACGCGGCGGACGAGCAACGCCATCTCGTGGGCGAGCTGTCCCACGTCCGTCTGCACCTCGCTCAGGACGGCCAGCCGACTGCCGTCGCCCGCCGGGGTGATGAAGAGGTAGGCGTCATCGAGCATCACCATGGTCTGGCGCACCT harbors:
- a CDS encoding MFS transporter, which codes for MGEVVYDMRELKRARYAVAAVFAVHGAVTGSFATRVPWIQDHASVGAGQLGLALSFTAFGASVSMPLAGRISHRFGSRSALRGLIALWTLALILPSLAPNLLTLCLAMFTYGATAGMADVAMNALGVEIERRLDKSIMSGLHGMWSAGALIGSAAGTLAAHLGSDARLHHALAAAALTLLGVLACRWVLDLQPAEDEEPPPRFALPPKSALLIGAVGFCAVFAEGASLDWSAVYLRDQLDSSAGLAAASTTGFMLTMALARLAGDTVVNRFGALRTVRAGGVLAVAGGLLIVVANQPAVAMGGFALLGLGIAVVVPLCFAAAGRSGPNPSQAIAGVATITYTSGLVAPGAIGTLAQATSLVVSFGLVTVLACGLVAFAGVLRAGDRNRPKVSPASAAVPDPRP
- a CDS encoding acyl-CoA thioesterase, whose translation is MTAEAPPAAPVLAYGRLIPVTVHFDDLDALGLLHNARYPVMVERAWTALWNERGFGGFEGDWEAAGDFCNAVKELRISYEAPINRPGAYAVHLWLERLGNTGLTYGFRFCSADGSVTYAHGTRVLVRLDAGTLRPTPWSDRFRALGRELLRSRG
- a CDS encoding alginate lyase family protein, producing the protein MSARPRLGVVLAAVVALASAVVPSAVAHAAPKVPRTAVLDGARLQQTKERLDRGDPQLKRTLEDLTARADNWLNQGPWTVVDKPKPAPGGDVHDYLSQAPYWWPSQPKTADNPWGCPYVQRDGQRNPEVDTGTDRQDVEKVFDSSYDLSLAWYYTGKKQYAEKAASVLRTWFLAPDTRMNPNLNHGQFIPCKYDGRAIGIIDFSQSYTSVLDAIAILETGAPGWSKSDRTAMLAWNTDFRDWLANSAFGKEEGAAKNNHGTFYDMQLAALAYATGDKDLARRTVLDARALRIDPQIAADGSQPQELARTRSWHYSTFDLVAYTRLAAIGRHVGVNLWSYEGPDGQSLFKAVDYLLPAATGAEPWAHPELEFHRFAASDVVHAAADAGDRAAKAAVPKLETPPGGDLWALRPAAEQLDSIAG
- a CDS encoding uracil-xanthine permease family protein; the protein is MDLGVRWKLHGDGRTPAPGAVVRPDERLSWPRTVGLGAQHVVAMFGASFVAPVLMGLDPNLAIMMSGVATVIFLLATRGRVPSYLGCSLSFVGVAAVIRAQGGTSATVTGAVFVVGIALFLVGLAVQRFGARIIHATMPPIVTGAVVMLIGFNLAPVTASTYWPQDQWTALLVMLFTGLAVVCLRGFWSRIAIFLGLVFGYGISWAFDRIFGKIHSVDASGKLTDHWRLDLSGVGKADWIGLPSFHGPSFQWSAILVALPVVIALVAENAGHVKAVGEMTGVRLDDKLGTAISADGVGSMLSTAVGGPPNTTYSENIGVMAATRVYSTAAYWTAAGFALLFGVCPKFGAVVAAIPGGVLGGITVILYGMIGLLGAQIWLNARVDLRNPLNLVPAAAGIIIGIGNVTMKFTDTFSLSGIALGTLVVITGYHALRAMAPAHLKTQEPLLDEGTSSYDEVEDQRASS
- a CDS encoding glycoside hydrolase family 6 protein yields the protein MVAAASVVVAVGAVTGMVSALDDGRSSDDAKPLVSRSPSLQPLPAVPTPSPTSASPSPVKSASPKPSPKPSASKKKQQTVAASALLYRHPDSQVLDWVEAHPGDARRDVIESRIADRPAAVWFADFTPSTITARVRAVTSAAAVQGRVPVVVAYAVPQRDCGGASEGGAPDLAAYDGWIDNFAAGLGSGEVIVILEPDSIAQSDCLTEGEQADRFASLARAGRVLKAANPKARVYYDAGHSDWNPPAKQASLLDQAGAASPASSDGIFTNVSNFHRTSDEIAYARQVLSALGGPASLGAVIDTSRNGNGAPSDGEWCDPAGRKIGKAPTLSTGEARIDAYLWVKLPGESDGCKGTPGTFSAEYAYELAR
- a CDS encoding DUF5995 family protein, yielding MAQLAQLITPVDTVVSRMRALDATLPERDGVAVFNRVYLAVTEEVDRRLDAGEFPDAEAAITLDVRFAERYLTVAEQGCAPACWRPLLQFRRHPGVRPLQFALAGINAHIGHDLALAVVDTCRTLGCEPADLEDEFERVGDLLVSMEERIREDLMPGPDLLQIADPLTHLLGSWSLERARDATWSAARALWALRGLPDLAEEFGTRLDAAVGFAGRMLLTPLPD
- a CDS encoding LLM class F420-dependent oxidoreductase is translated as MATRLGLSLPQTHQYDIGRDVPDVARAAEEIGYESLWVFERVLFPEPATQGLYGMPGVPWPEAYRGLAEPLVTLTLAVPATRRARLGTSVLVAPLHGPFQLARTLGTLDAASGGRIVAGLGTGWSLDEYAAAGVAPFEERGQILDEVLDVCRAVWGPDPVRYEGRLTKIASAVVAPKPARPIPILLPAFTKKALSRLVERGDGWMPVAMGAEQLATQWQGVRNFAAERGRTEPIESVARVNLQYTAKAYDGSDRAPFQGSIDQIVTDLAAHAEVGLDEFFLDFGDSPRDAQELKDLAAEVYTAARAAGV
- a CDS encoding flavin monoamine oxidase family protein, whose protein sequence is MTSTVPNAVQHADVQQPPITMFGPDFPYAYDDFLAHPAGLGQIPATEHGTEVAVIGGGLSGIVAAYELMKMGLKPVVYEADEIGGRLRTVGFDGCDPSLTAEMGAMRFPPSSTALQHYIDLVGLETRPFPNPLAEATPSTVVDLKGESHYATTVDDLPQVYRDVMNAWNACLEEGADFSDMNQAMRERDVPRIREIWAKLVEKLDNQTFYGFLCESESFKSFRHREIFGQVGFGTGGWDTDFPNSILEILRVVYTEADDHHRGIVGGSQQLPLRLWEREPEKIVHWAYGTSLAKLHDGTPRPAVTRLHRTAGNQITVTDANGDIRTFKSAIFTAQSWMLLSKIACDDSLFPIDHWTAIERTHYMESSKLFVPVDRPFWLDKDEETGRDVMSMTLTDRMTRGTYLLDDGPDKPAVICLSYTWCDDSLKWLPLSANERMEVMLKSLGEIYPKVDIRKHIIGNPVTVSWENEPYFMGAFKANLPGHYRYQRRLFTHFMQDALPEDKRGIFLAGDDISWTAGWAEGAVQTALNAVWGVMHQLGGTTDPTNPGPGDVYDEIAPVELPED
- a CDS encoding carbon-nitrogen hydrolase family protein gives rise to the protein MRTALLQSSGRPGSVVENLKVLDEATGRAAAAGAGLLVAPEMFLTGYAIGDDIARLAEPADGDSADAIAEIATRHGVAVAYGYPEREGESVFNSAQLISADGTRLANYRKTHLFGCFERDHFTPGEQPVVQAELGGLRVGLMICYDVEFPENVRAHALAGTDLLLVPTAQMHPFQFVAESVVPVRAFENQMYVAYVNRVGQEGEFEFVGLSTLAGPDGVARARAGRGEELVLADADPGFLTASREANPYLKDRRPGFYGSLI
- a CDS encoding Repetin; translation: MSRLDRRTELIALGAAVLLSAGAAGSAVASGTGHQDKQEAAALTGTAKLYRSAGDDITFSFDAHLAAKDNDDPLKATGTFEWSHYIAGDGAWAKAKVDCLLTGGKVAVVSGVITDSDLPGAKGRRVGITVHDLGHHDRLGYSWASVGDPVETKDLPKCVGSAPFEKVKRGTGDYTVVPWHPAF
- a CDS encoding DUF742 domain-containing protein, which produces MTDDHWYEDETGSMVRPYTVTRGRTRPSNRHTIDLMSQVTAVETDEGQPGVDHVRAALLDLVRRGSRPVVELAADADLPLTVVRVLLGDLAEARLVRIDAPRRTAPGGPAADPELLREIVERLREL